A window of Lysobacterales bacterium genomic DNA:
GCGCCAGCGGCCACGCAGACGGCTCGCTCGGAGACGCGGCCGGCCACCGGCGAGGCCGCGCCCCGCGCTGCGTCAACGTCTGCACCCGGCGCCGCGCCCCCCGCCCAGGCCGCTGCCGCCCCGGCAACGCCGGCTGCCGCGCCGCCTGAGGTCGCAAAGATCGAAGCGAGCCGCGACCGCAGTCTGTTCGAGTATCTGCAGCCTGGAATGCTCAGCCAGCCCGTCATCATCGAGCGAGCATCCGCACCGCTGCTGGTGATCGACCCGAGCAGCAGAACCTATCTGGGCGGCGCGTCGCTGAAGCCCTACGTCGCGTACCTGTCGCCGCCGCTCGCGAGTCATTCCGTCAAGCCCCTGCCGGCTGCTCGCCTGCCGGAGCTCGAGGCCGAACTGGGCGGCCGCCAGCCGATCCAACGCCTGCTCTGGCTGGCGGCGCTGTACGCGGGCGAAGGCCAGCTGATCGGCTTCGACGCTGGCACGCGCTTCAAGCTCGGCAAGTGGCCGCAGATCGAGCGTGAGTTCCCCAAGCACTTCCGCATCGCCACCGTGATGATGAAGGCGGCGGCTACGGTCGACGAAATCGCGGCCGCCTCAGGGGCGAGCCGTGAAGAGGTCTGCGACCTGCTCAATGCCTACCTGGCCACCGGCTTCGCTGAACCGGAGCAGGGCCAGGCGAGCGCTGCCGCCGAAACCGCTCGAACGGGGCTGCTGAATCGGCTGCGCGGCCTGAGGGGCTGAAGAGCCGGGGATCGCGAATCGGGAATCGGGAGAGCAGAAGCCGACCCTCTGCTCATTCACGAGGCACTTTCCGCGTGCCGCCCCGTTTGGGGGCCGGTCCCTCTTGCTTGGGTAGACAATTCCCCATTCTCGATTCCCGATTCTCGATTCCCGAACAGGGCCCAGTTGCCCTCCCCTCCGCGAGGCCGGACAATTCGCGGATGATCGACCCGACTCGTTACCCCCTGCTGGCACGCATCGATGCGCCGGCTCAGCTGCGTGAGATCTCTGAAGACCAGCTGCCCCAGGCGGCGGCCGAACTGCGCGCCTACCTGATCGAATCCGTCGGCAGGAGCGGCGGCCACTTCGGCGCCGGTCTCGGCGTGGTTGAACTCACTGTCGCCCTGCACTGGGCCTTCAAGACGCCCGAGGACCGCCTGGTCTGGGATGTCGGCCACCAGTGCTACCCGCACAAAATCCTGACTGGCCGTCGCGACACCATCCACACGGTCAAGCAGAAGGACGGCGTGGCGCCGTTCCCCAAGCGCGAGGAAAGCGACTACGACACCTTTGGCGTCGGCCACAGCTCCACCTCGATCTCGGCCGCACTCGGCATGGCTATCGCCTGCCAAGCCAAGGGCGACCCGCGCAAGGTGGTGGCGATCATCGGCGACGGTGCGATGACCGCCGGCATGGCCTATGAGGCGCTCAACCATGCCGGCGGCATGGAGCCGCCGCCGAACCTGCTGGTGATCTTGAACGACAACCGGATGTCGATCTCCGAAAACGTCGGCGGCATGACCAAGATGTTCGGCCGCATGACCGCCAGCCGCACGCTCAACGCCATGCGCGAGGGCGGCAAGAAACTGCTGGGCTCCAAGCGCAGCAACGCCGCCGCGCGCTTCGTGCGGCGTTGGGAAGAACACTGGAAAGGCATGTTCGTGCCTTCGACGCTGTTCGAAGAGATGGGCTTTCACTACACAGGCCCCATCGACGGCCACGACCTGCACCAGCTGGTTGGTGCGCTCAGCACGCTCAAGAACCTCGACGGCCCGCAGCTTTTGCACGTCATCACCACCAAGGGGAAGGGCTACGAGCTGGCCGAAGGCGATCAGATCGGGTATCACGCGGTCGGCCCGTTTGATCCCGAGAAGGGCCTGGTCGCCAAGGCGGGCGCCAAGAAACCCACCTACACCGACGTCTTCTCGGATTGGTTGTGCGACATGGCAGCCGCCGACGCGCAGCTGATGGGCATCACCCCGGCGATGCGCGAAGGCTCGGGCCTTGTGCGCTTCAGCAAGGAGTATCCGGCGCGCTATTTCGACGTCGCGATCGCCGAGCAGCATGCGGTGACCCTGGCGGCCGGCATGGCCTGCGAGGGTGCGAAGCCGGTGGTCGCGATCTACTCGACCTTCCTGCAGCGCGCCTACGACCAGCTGATCCACGACGTCGCTCTGCAGGACCTCGACGTGCTGTTCGCCATCGACCGCGCTGGCGTCGTCGGCCCGGACGGCGCCACCCATGCCGGCACCTTCGACCTGTCCTACCTGCGCTGCATCCCCAACATGCTGGTGATGGCGCCGGCCGACGAAAACGAGTGCCGGCAGATGCTGAGCACCGGCTTCAGGCACGCGGGCCCGGCGGCGGTGCGCTACCCGCGCGGCACCGGCCCAGGTGTGGCGGTGCAGCCGAGCCTCGACACTTTGCCGATCGGCCGCGCGGACATCCGTCGCCGCGGTC
This region includes:
- the dxs gene encoding 1-deoxy-D-xylulose-5-phosphate synthase, encoding MIDPTRYPLLARIDAPAQLREISEDQLPQAAAELRAYLIESVGRSGGHFGAGLGVVELTVALHWAFKTPEDRLVWDVGHQCYPHKILTGRRDTIHTVKQKDGVAPFPKREESDYDTFGVGHSSTSISAALGMAIACQAKGDPRKVVAIIGDGAMTAGMAYEALNHAGGMEPPPNLLVILNDNRMSISENVGGMTKMFGRMTASRTLNAMREGGKKLLGSKRSNAAARFVRRWEEHWKGMFVPSTLFEEMGFHYTGPIDGHDLHQLVGALSTLKNLDGPQLLHVITTKGKGYELAEGDQIGYHAVGPFDPEKGLVAKAGAKKPTYTDVFSDWLCDMAAADAQLMGITPAMREGSGLVRFSKEYPARYFDVAIAEQHAVTLAAGMACEGAKPVVAIYSTFLQRAYDQLIHDVALQDLDVLFAIDRAGVVGPDGATHAGTFDLSYLRCIPNMLVMAPADENECRQMLSTGFRHAGPAAVRYPRGTGPGVAVQPSLDTLPIGRADIRRRGRRIAILSFGALLPAALSAGETLDATVVNMRFVRPLDRELVLELARSHEAFVTIEDNAVLGGAGSGVAELLAAEGVQVPVQHLGLPDEYLEHAGREELLATVGLDAAGVLARIRARFPEVAPARVVGG